Proteins from one Nicotiana tabacum cultivar K326 chromosome 23, ASM71507v2, whole genome shotgun sequence genomic window:
- the LOC107765369 gene encoding uncharacterized protein LOC107765369, which translates to MAFNKPKKPRLSLNSKLCTTLFFIVLFTIPILRLLHTPTNSICCTSSSNIESWSGDLRDAEFSWNRLKFIDKNPPLKTLKIAVFSRKWPTSATPGGMERHAYTLHMAMARRGHKVHVFTSPPMMDDSALSPYLSPTIHWHEGEPGKWRYNKAWEQYEEENEREQFDVIHSESVALPNHVALGLSNLVVSWHGIALESVHSSIFQDLARNPIEPMTPAFNQSLQGMIPKVLNEIRFFQNYAHHVAISDSCGEMLRDVYQIPRRRVHVIVNGVDEEEFCEDSRLGHDFGSKIGVPHNASIVLGVAGRLVKDKGHPLLFEAFSQLKEKYPNVYLIVAGSGPWLQRYKDLGPQVIALGSMNSSELRGFYNSIDIFVNPTLRPQGLDLTLMEAMMSGKPVMASRFPSIKGTIIVDDEFGFMFSPNVESLVEALEKVVEEGREKLAQRGKACREYATSMFTAKKMALAYERLFLCIKNATFCSYT; encoded by the coding sequence ATGGCCTTCAACAAGCCTAAAAAGCCCCGTCTCTCTCTTAATTCGAAACTTTGCACCACCTTATTTTTCATTGTTCTTTTCACCATTCCTATCCTTCGCCTCCTTCATACCCCTACTAACTCTATTTGCTGCACCTCTTCTTCGAATATCGAGTCTTGGTCTGGTGATCTACGTGATGCTGAATTTTCATGGAACCGTTTGAAGTTTATTGATAAAAATCCCCCATTAAAAACTCTAAAAATCGCGGTCTTTTCTAGGAAATGGCCTACGAGTGCCACCCCAGGTGGCATGGAGCGTCATGCCTATACGTTGCACATGGCTATGGCGCGTCGTGGCCACAAGGTGCATGTCTTCACATCACCACCAATGATGGATGACTCTGCCCTAAGTCCATATCTTTCACCAACTATTCATTGGCACGAGGGCGAACCAGGGAAATGGCGTTACAATAAGGCGTGGGAACAATatgaagaggaaaatgaaagagaaCAATTTGATGTAATTCACTCGGAAAGCGTGGCATTGCCTAATCACGTAGCTCTTGGCCTTTCGAATCTCGTGGTATCTTGGCATGGAATAGCTCTAGAGAGTGTACATTCAAGCATCTTCCAAGATTTAGCAAGAAATCCAATTGAGCCTATGACACCTGCTTTTAATCAAAGCCTACAGGGCATGATTCCAAAGGTGTTGAATGAAATTcgattttttcaaaactatgcacACCATGTTGCCATAAGTGATAGCTGTGGAGAAATGCTTAGAGATGTCTATCAAATTCCTAGAAGGAGAGTCCATGTGATTGTTAATGGAGTGGATGAAGAAGAATTTTGTGAAGATTCAAGACTAGGCCATGACTTTGGGTCCAAAATAGGTGTGCCCCACAATGCAAGCATAGTACTAGGTGTAGCTGGAAGATTGGTAAAGGATAAAGGGCACCCTTTACTTTTTGAAGCATTTTCACAACTCAAAGAAAAATACCCTAATGTTTATTTAATAGTAGCAGGGTCAGGACCTTGGTTACAAAGGTACAAAGATTTAGGACCTCAAGTTATAGCCTTAGGTTCAATGAACTCATCTGAGTTAAGAGGATTCTATAACTCAATAGATATTTTTGTGAACCCTACACTTAGACCACAAGGGCTTGATCTTACATTAATGGAGGCAATGATGAGTGGGAAACCAGTTATGGCTTCAAGGTTTCCTAGTATAAAGGGCACAATTATTGTGGATGATGAATTTGGATTTATGTTTTCTCCAAATGTGGAGTCTTTGGTAGAAGCACTTGAAAAAGTGGTTGAAGAAGGAAGAGAGAAATTAGCACAAAGAGGAAAAGCTTGTAGGGAATATGCAACTTCTATGTTCACTGCAAAGAAGATGGCTTTGGCTTATGAGAGATTGTTCCTTTGCATCAAGAATGCAACATTTTGTAGCtacacttag